A stretch of DNA from Rhodococcus sp. NBC_00297:
GTCACGGGCTTCGACATCGCCGACAAGGCCGTGTCGGGTGACCGTGCCGGCGCCCTCGAGGCACTGCGGTGGGCGATGTTGGGCGGCACACCGCACGTGCTGCTCGCGGACGCACTGGCCGAGGCCGTCCACACGGTGGCGCGGGTCGGTTCGGCGGGCCGCGGCGATCCGTTCCGGATGGCGTCCGAACTGGGGATGCCGCCGTGGAAGATCAAGAAGGCGCAGGCGCAGGCCCGCATGTGGGATCCGCAGCGCATCGCCGAGGCACTGCAGGTGGTGGCCGCGCTCAACGCGGACGTCAAGGGCCAGGCCGCCGATGCGGACTACGCGGTGGAACGCGCCGTGAACGTGGTGGCGGGGCTGAGTTCGCGCTGACAGCGCCGCCCGGGCACACGACTACGCCCCGGGCATCGTACTCGCCCGGGGCGTAGTGCTGACAAGCTACTGCACTGGAACTCTCGAGAAGAACTGCACAGGGACTCTCGAGAGGAGCCGCGAGGGCTCGGGAGAGATCAGAGCTTGTTGAAGGCCAGCGACAGTGCCGACTTCTTGTTGGCAGCCTGGTTCTTGTGGATGACGCCCTTGCTGGCTGCCTTGTCGAGCTTGCGGCTCGCAGTCAGCAGGATCTCCTCGGCCTTGGCCTTGTCGCCGGCTTCGGTCGCCTCACGGAAGGAGCGAATCACGGTGCGGAGCGACGACTTCACCGACTGGTTGCGCAGGCGCTGACGCTCGTTGGTAGCGATTCGCTTCACCTGGGACTTGATGTTGGCCACGCGTAGTTATCCTTCGTCTCTTCTCGGTCCGGGACGGCTGACTCCGGGGAACACTCTCGAGCCGTACGTGCAGTGCTCGTGAAAGCTGGTGACGGTGGGTGCGCACGAGCGTGCCCACGTCCGACGTACGAGACTACCAGCGTCGGTCCGGTAACCCAATTCGGTGATCTCGCTGCAGGGAGTCGGTGTGCACGTGACTCGTGAGGTTGCATGGAATTAACGTGTCCACCGTGCTCCAGGGGTACCTGTGAGGCAGCATGGCGACCATGAGTCCCCGATCAAGCGCTGCACCACAGGCGAAGAAGAGCCGTTCGCAGTCGCAGTCCTCGTCCGGGCCGAGCGTCTTCGACGGTTACCGGGACATCGGGAAGTACGGACTGGCGTTCGACGAGATGTTCGACGGCGACGGCGGGCTGCGTGGACCGTACAAGGGAATCCACAAGGCGCTCGCGCCGTCGGACGCCGCGGAACTGGACGCCCGCTCGGACGCCCTCGGCCGCGCCTTCGTCGATCAGGGCATCACGTTCGCGCTCGAGGGGCAGGAGCGTCCGTTCCCTCTCGACCAGGTGCCCCGGGTCATCGCGGCGTCCGAGTGGAACAAGCTCGAGCGCGGGATCAAGCAGCGGGTCAAGGCACTCGAGTTCTTCCTGGCGGACATCTACGGGGAGCAGGAGATCCTGCGTGACGGCGTGGTCCCGAAATCTTTGGTGACGTCGTGCGAACACTTCCACCGCGAGGCGTTCGGCATCGTGCCGCCCAATGGTGTGCGCATCCACGTCGCCGGTATCGACCTGATCCGGGACGCCGAGGGCACGTTCCGTGTCCTCGAGGACAACCTGCGCTCGCCGTCGGGGGTCTCGTACGTGATGGAGAACCGCCGCACCATGGCGCGCGTGTTCCCCGACCTGTTCGCCAGCCACCGGGTGCGTGCGGTCGGTGACTACGCCACGCACCTGCTGCGCGCCCTGCGTGCCGCTGCCGCGATCAACGAGGCGGACCCCACCGTCGTCGTCCTCACACCCGGCGTCGCGAACTCTGCGTACTTCGAGCACTCCCTCCTCGCCCGGCTGATGGGCGTCGAGCTGGTCGAGGGCCGCGACCTCTTCTGCCGCGACAACGTCGTCTACATGCGCACCACCGAGGGCGAGCGCCAGGTCGACGTGATCTACCGCCGCATCGACGACGACTACCTCGACCCCATGCAGTTCCGACCCGACTCCGTTCTCGGTGTGGCCGGACTGGTCAACGCCGCACGTGCCGGCAACGTCGTCATCTCCAGCGCCATCGGCAACGGTGTCGGCGACGACAAGCTCACCTACACGTACGTGCCGACCATCATCGAGTACTACCTCGGCGAGAAGCCGCTCCTGGCCAATGTCGACACGTACCGGTGCTGGCTGCCGGACGAGTGCGAGGAGGTGCTCGACCGTGTCGACGAACTGGTGATCAAGCCCGTCGAGGGCTCCGGCGGATACGGCATCGTGTTCGGTCCGGACGCGTCGCCCAAGGAACTGGCCACGATCAGCAAGAAGATCCGGGCCGATCCGCGCGGATGGATCGCGCAGCCGGTGGTGCAGCTGTCGACGGTGCCCACCAAGATCGGTGACCAGCTCGCACCGCGGCACGTCGATCTGCGGCCCTTCGCCGTGAACGACGGCGACGACGTGTGGGTGCTGCCCGGCGGTCTGACCCGTGTGGCGCTGCCCGAAGGCTCCCTGGTGGTCAACTCGAGCCAGGGCGGCGGCAGCAAGGACACGTGGGTGCTGGCCGGCCGCGCCACCAAGGAGGACGAGCGTGAGCTCGGCGGGGCGGAGATCGTGTCCGAACCCCCGTCGTCACCCACCGCGGAGCAGGGCCCCGAGCTCAACAGCCAGCAGATTCAACAGCAGCAGCAACAGCTGACCCACTCCCCGAAGGACGGTGCCCGCTGATGTTGGCTCGTAACGCCGAATCGCTGTACTGGATCGGCCGCTACGTCGAACGCGCCGACGACACCGCGCGCATCCTCGACGTCACGGTGCACCAGCTGCTCGAGGACGCGACCGTCGATCCCGACCACACCTCCCGAGTGTTGCTGCGGGTGTTGGGGTTCGAGCTCCCCGACGAGCGCCTGGACGTGTGGTCGTTGACGGAACTCGTCGCGTTCTCCCGCGAGGGCAACGGCTCCATCGTCGACTCGTTGTCGAGCGCCCGCGAGAACGCTCGCGGCGCACGCGAGGTCACCTCGAGCGAGATGTGGGAATGTCTCAACACGACGTACAACGCA
This window harbors:
- the rpsT gene encoding 30S ribosomal protein S20, whose protein sequence is MANIKSQVKRIATNERQRLRNQSVKSSLRTVIRSFREATEAGDKAKAEEILLTASRKLDKAASKGVIHKNQAANKKSALSLAFNKL
- a CDS encoding circularly permuted type 2 ATP-grasp protein; the encoded protein is MSPRSSAAPQAKKSRSQSQSSSGPSVFDGYRDIGKYGLAFDEMFDGDGGLRGPYKGIHKALAPSDAAELDARSDALGRAFVDQGITFALEGQERPFPLDQVPRVIAASEWNKLERGIKQRVKALEFFLADIYGEQEILRDGVVPKSLVTSCEHFHREAFGIVPPNGVRIHVAGIDLIRDAEGTFRVLEDNLRSPSGVSYVMENRRTMARVFPDLFASHRVRAVGDYATHLLRALRAAAAINEADPTVVVLTPGVANSAYFEHSLLARLMGVELVEGRDLFCRDNVVYMRTTEGERQVDVIYRRIDDDYLDPMQFRPDSVLGVAGLVNAARAGNVVISSAIGNGVGDDKLTYTYVPTIIEYYLGEKPLLANVDTYRCWLPDECEEVLDRVDELVIKPVEGSGGYGIVFGPDASPKELATISKKIRADPRGWIAQPVVQLSTVPTKIGDQLAPRHVDLRPFAVNDGDDVWVLPGGLTRVALPEGSLVVNSSQGGGSKDTWVLAGRATKEDERELGGAEIVSEPPSSPTAEQGPELNSQQIQQQQQQLTHSPKDGAR